Proteins encoded together in one Penaeus vannamei isolate JL-2024 chromosome 11, ASM4276789v1, whole genome shotgun sequence window:
- the LOC113811939 gene encoding trypsin-1 gives MKGLAVVILAFGAATVAAKAGGKFVPEVVRFLERAPQLPPQRIVGGEVATQGQFPAMVSIQHRSLFGSSHTCGGTIINDNHVLTAAHCVKGYSDSSFDIVAGEQNLDHTSGLEETKRSQKVFMHDFSTTTGVNDIAIIRTSHNFVFVHDLVSTVALPSDYQEPSNGTICTAVGWGYTVEGGDVSSDLRYVDLPYLTDEECRDIYGEDSVMIDMICAGFLGGQGVCNGDSGGPLFCDGVQQGIVSWGSGCDAYPAVYTQVSHYLDWIKINMEA, from the exons ATGAAGGGTCTCGCTGTCGTCATCCTGGCCTTCGGCGCCGCAACGGTGGCTG CCAAAGCCGGAGGGAAGTTCGTGCCGGAGGTGGTGAGGTTCCTGGAGCGGGCGCCGCAGCTCCCGCCACAGCGCATCGTGGGCGGGGAGGTGGCGACGCAAGGGCAGTTCCCGGCTATG GTATCCATTCAGCATCGCAGTCTTTTCGGAAGCTCTCATACGTGTGGCGGGACCATTATTAACGATAACCACGTCCTGACAGCTGCCCATTGCGTCAAGGG atACTCCGACTCCTCCTTCGACATCGTGGCCGGAGAGCAAAACCTCGACCACACTTCCGGTTTGGAGGAGACGAAGCGGAGCCAGAAGGTCTTCATGCACGACTTCTCAACGACCACGGGAGTCAACGACATCGCTATTATCAGG ACGTCCCATAACTTCGTCTTCGTCCACGATTTGGTCTCCACGGTCGCTCTGCCCTCGGACTACCAGGAACCTTCGAATGGGACTATTTGTACCGCCGTCGGATGGGGCTACACGGTG GAAGGCGGAGACGTGAGCAGCGACCTGCGCTACGTCGACCTCCCTTACCTGACGGACGAGGAGTGCAGGGACATCTACGGGGAGGACTCCGTCATGATCGACATGATTTGCGCTGGCTTCCTCGGCGGCCAAGGAGTGTGCAAC gGCGACTCTGGCGGACCCCTCTTCTGCGACGGCGTCCAGCAGGGCATCGTGTCCTGGGGCTCCGGCTGCGACGCCTACCCCGCCGTCTACACGCAGGTCTCGCACTACCTTGACTGGATCAAAATCAACATGGAAGCTTAA